Proteins from one Methanococcus maripaludis C5 genomic window:
- a CDS encoding 7-cyano-7-deazaguanine synthase gives MDTEIKTSALESSKKALNSTFLKNEISKEIYEILLELHEVRNKGFDEFLSYLKSDISNQNLKKEKAVVAFSGGVDSTASIIAGKKIFEICAVTVRSKYIMDAKTEQNVSELARLLNVSHEFIDVNLDSIFEDTKSGKYHPCGRCHSTVEAEILNYAEKNGIKYIIYGDMLSIGHLSVKKVDKGIIRLNILSVLSMAKDESRTTLKEFKININQSYGCQLIRKAHKHKSMQKFTIQRILREVRAQVITPEEGLKNILDVVKI, from the coding sequence ATGGATACTGAAATTAAAACTTCTGCTCTCGAATCTTCGAAAAAAGCCCTTAATTCAACATTTCTCAAAAATGAAATTTCGAAAGAAATTTATGAAATATTACTGGAACTTCACGAAGTTAGAAACAAGGGTTTTGATGAATTCTTATCCTACTTGAAAAGTGATATATCAAATCAAAATCTAAAAAAAGAAAAAGCAGTGGTTGCATTTAGTGGGGGCGTAGATAGTACTGCATCGATAATTGCCGGAAAGAAAATTTTTGAAATTTGTGCAGTTACTGTGCGTTCTAAATATATAATGGATGCGAAAACTGAACAGAATGTATCCGAACTTGCAAGACTGTTAAATGTTTCACATGAATTTATCGATGTGAACTTGGATTCTATTTTTGAAGATACAAAATCTGGAAAATACCACCCTTGTGGGAGATGCCACAGTACAGTTGAAGCTGAAATTTTAAACTATGCTGAAAAAAACGGCATAAAATACATAATCTATGGAGATATGCTTTCAATTGGCCATTTATCAGTTAAAAAAGTTGATAAAGGAATTATTCGCCTGAATATTCTATCAGTTTTATCAATGGCAAAGGATGAAAGCAGAACTACTTTAAAAGAGTTTAAAATTAATATAAACCAGTCTTACGGCTGTCAATTAATTAGAAAAGCGCATAAACACAAAAGCATGCAGAAATTTACAATTCAAAGAATTTTAAGAGAAGTTAGGGCCCAAGTAATTACTCCTGAAGAGGGTTTGAAAAATATACTCGATGTTGTTAAAATTTAA
- the carA gene encoding glutamine-hydrolyzing carbamoyl-phosphate synthase small subunit has protein sequence MYGILVLEDGTIIRGDGFGAETEVLGELVFNTSMTGYVEILTDPSYKGQIVTMTYPLEGNYGVEKEWFESDGIKAEGFVVKDMTGSKLDEFLKEYNIPGISGVDTRYITRKIRSKGVIRSLLKTSTNPITKDEETELIKKVVEYPDISEIDLVPEVSTKETVIYNAEDEKTRCVLIDCGVKQSIIDCLVERGCSVVKVPYNSKEEEIMSYNPDFVLVSNGPGDPENMAETVETVKNLIGTLPVTGICLGHQLITIALGGKTYKLKFGHRGGNQPVKDIDSGKVYITSQNHGFATDDKIVPEGSELMHMNLNDDTVEGIRKIESNDLKNTVWSVQYHPEAGPGPHDARFLFDEMVELGIKFKAEKAN, from the coding sequence ATGTACGGAATTTTAGTTTTGGAAGACGGCACCATCATCAGAGGGGATGGATTTGGTGCAGAAACCGAGGTACTCGGTGAACTTGTATTTAACACTTCCATGACAGGATATGTTGAAATATTGACTGATCCTTCATACAAGGGCCAGATTGTTACAATGACGTATCCCTTGGAAGGAAACTACGGTGTTGAAAAAGAATGGTTTGAAAGTGACGGAATTAAAGCAGAAGGATTCGTTGTAAAAGATATGACTGGATCAAAACTCGACGAATTTTTAAAAGAATACAATATTCCCGGAATTTCAGGCGTAGACACAAGATACATTACGAGAAAAATAAGATCAAAAGGAGTTATCAGATCCCTCTTAAAAACGTCCACCAACCCGATAACTAAAGATGAAGAAACAGAATTAATTAAAAAAGTAGTAGAATATCCAGATATTTCAGAAATTGACCTTGTTCCTGAAGTGTCAACCAAAGAAACAGTTATATACAACGCAGAAGATGAAAAAACTAGGTGTGTTCTTATCGATTGTGGTGTAAAACAGAGCATTATAGACTGCCTTGTTGAAAGAGGATGCAGTGTTGTAAAAGTTCCATACAATTCTAAAGAAGAAGAAATTATGTCATACAACCCCGACTTCGTGCTTGTTTCAAACGGTCCAGGAGACCCTGAAAACATGGCCGAAACGGTTGAAACTGTTAAAAACTTAATTGGAACACTTCCAGTTACCGGAATTTGTCTTGGACATCAATTAATTACAATTGCACTTGGCGGAAAAACTTACAAGTTAAAATTCGGTCACAGGGGCGGAAATCAGCCTGTAAAAGATATTGACTCTGGAAAAGTATACATCACATCCCAAAACCATGGATTTGCTACTGATGATAAAATAGTTCCAGAAGGTTCTGAATTAATGCACATGAACTTAAACGATGATACCGTTGAAGGAATAAGAAAAATTGAATCAAATGACCTCAAAAATACAGTATGGAGTGTTCAGTACCATCCTGAAGCAGGTCCTGGACCACATGACGCACGGTTCCTCTTTGATGAAATGGTTGAACTTGGAATTAAATTTAAAGCTGAAAAAGCAAACTAA